In Acinonyx jubatus isolate Ajub_Pintada_27869175 chromosome B3, VMU_Ajub_asm_v1.0, whole genome shotgun sequence, a genomic segment contains:
- the KIF26A gene encoding kinesin-like protein KIF26A isoform X12 — MYGSPPAGLPCVTHTFALGLHSLLEKQLLVLIVQAEAWLALLECSPGAGAPSTPTAPFPQGQGASQPWEKMRPCQAVCSWKTDLLSTYRAPGKVLAQGCGGDQAEAAVAAVAVADTVRDGSPTLSSDGASKTWGRGGARTTALVTPAPGAPAGGSTGPSAAASFFIRAAQKLSLASKRKKPHPPPAPAARGASPYPTDFSGVLQLWPPPTPPCLLRAASKVKDNLGGVGKVKVMLRIWPAQGAQHSAEPTSFLKVDPRKRQVTLYDPAAGPPGSSGPRRAAAVAPKMFAFDAVFPQDSEQAEVCSGTVADVLQAVVGGADGCIFSFGHMSLGKSYTMIGKDSSPQSLGVVPCAISWLFRLIDERKERTGTRFSVRVSAAEVCGPDESLRDLLAEVASGSLQDAQSPGVYLREDPGCGAQLQNQSELRAPTAEKAAFYLDAALAARSTSRPGCSEGARCGSHTLFTLHVYQYRMEKYGRGGMSGGRSRLHLIDLGSCEGAPGRGGEASGGPPCLSLSALGSVILALVSGAKHVPYREHRLTMLLRESLAAPSCRATMIAHVSDAPARHAETLSTVQLAARIHRLRRKKVKYASSSSGGDSSCEEGRARRPPHLRPFRRPMAPDPGRLAPSSPGDPECSSSSEQSCDTVIYVGPGGTALSDRELTDNEGPPDFVPIIPALSRRRPSQGPRDADHFRCSTFAELQERLEGIDGSEGPSETLSVTSGAQPGPARGARRPSPPEAAAPRKAVGSPLAASTPRGSPGRDTHWVAPEPSRASADQREGGSVRPAPPGPDKVAAGGGGRPLPGPAPPPPRQPEAGPAPEDPGGADADGAARTPPVGMSGQTGRPRPSARGRRLERGLLTTTVTLQQPVELNGEDELVFTVVEELSLGGLTGSGRPASLASFGSNCSLQALASGSRPVSIISSINDEFDAYTTQAPGGPSEGAAWAGSSQGSSISSRLSEVSVRVDDRHSPAPQPPFGAGPDSPARPDPPGPPVLGGSPDDGRCRFPEHGRSDSPGPARSPRPGEAATAAPARVGRECPAVSPWGAAPAQTIHSSLPRKPRTPSAASRAGCPRLAPSPPGPGGLFEDPWLLRADECGALQGVSAGRASSPAPALPCARRVVDGCEVAARAGHRLEAVAQIPPLRRGATTLGVSTPTASCRDALADAAACLGGPKDAPSRKKSVVPKGGLFPRPSGAAPPAPPVRKSSLEHKSGPALAAPQAGGLSRSAAAALPRGEEEARPGGRADHSVPRATSSLKARAGKAEAVSRPTTHGSLERCELLGHSSGKAREAPGRPARAVPRLGVPSTSPTPGPAPACRGSPAKGVGAPKPPAAGGKGRSLAAGGSRALGVPVKPLTPAVGRTPGGPVMAPRVAPRAVPGMGAKASRGTIMGTKQALRAAHSRVNELAASGAPGRGGPPWGSVDSDSGSDSGVNVGEERPPAGPALPSPYSKVTAPRRPQRCSSGHGSDNSSVLSGELPPAMGRTALFYHSGGSSGYESVLRDSEATGSASSAPDSMSDSGAASPGARSRSLRSPKKRATGLQRRRLIPAPMPDTAALGRKPSLPGQWVDLPPPLAGSLKEPFEIKVYEIDDVERLQRHRPLPREDPPEPSQDVEKGPACNSATLRLAERRQQRLREVQAKREHLCGELAETQGRLMVEPGRWLEQFEVDPELEPESAEYLAALEHATAALEQCVNLCKAHVMMVTCFDISVSTPAATPGPQEVDV, encoded by the exons ggctgcccAGAAGCTCAGCCTGGCCTCCAAGCGCAAGAAACCTCATCCGCCACCAGCCCCTGCTGCCCGCGGCGCCTCCCCCTACCCCACGGACTTCAGCGGGGTCCTGCAGCTGTGgccgccccccacacccccctgcCTGCTCAGGGCCGCCTCCAAGGTGAAGGACAACCTCGGCGGTGTCGGAAAG GTGAAGGTCATGTTGCGAATCTGGCCGGCACAGGGGGCGCAGCACTCGGCCGAGCCCACGTCCTTCCTGAAGGTGGACCCGCGTAAGAGGCAGGTGACCCTGTACGACCCGGCCGCTGGGCCCCCAGGAAGCTCGGGCCCCCGACGAGCCGCCGCTGTGGCTCCTAAGATGTTTGCCTTCGATGCGGTCTTCCCCCAGGACTCGGAGCAG GCTGAGGTCTGTTCCGGGACAGTGGCTGACGTGCTCCAGGCAGTGGTCGGGGGGGCTGATGGCTGCATTTTCTCCTTTGGCCACATGAGCCTTG GCAAGTCCTACACGATGATCGGGAAGGACAGCTCGCCTCAGAGCCTGGGTGTCGTGCCCTGCGCCATTTCCTGGCTCTTCAGGCTCATCGACGAGCGCAAGGAGAGGACGGGCACCCGCTTCTCCGTCCGCGTGTCGGCCGCGGAGGTGTGCGGCCCCGACGAGAGCCTGCGGGACCTGCTGGCCGAGGTGGCCTCCGGCAGCCTCCAGGACGCCCAGTCCCCGGGCGTGTACCTGCGCGAGGACCCGGGGTGTGGGGCACAG CTCCAGAACCAGAGCGAGCTCCGGGCGCCCACGGCCGAGAAGGCAGCCTTCTACCTGGACGCCGCGCTGGCGGCCCGCAGCACCAGCCGGCCCGGCTGCAGCGAGGGCGCCCGGTGCGGCTCGCACACACTCTTCACGTTGCACGTCTACCAGTACCGCATGGAGAAGTACGGCCGCGGTGGAA TGTCTGGAGGCCGCAGCCGCCTGCATCTCATCGACCTGGGCAGCTGTGAGGGGGCGCCCGGCAGGGGTGGCGAGGCCTCCGGGGGCCCCCCGTGCCTGTCTCTGTCGGCTCTGGGCAGCGTCATCTTGGCCCTGGTCAGCGGAGCCAAGCACGTGCCCTACAG GGAGCACAGGCTCACCATGCTGCTGCGTGAGTCCCTGGCCGCCCCCAGCTGCCGAGCCACCATGATCGCCCACGTCTCGGACGCGCCAGCACGCCATGCCGAAACGCTCAGCACCGTGCAGCTGGCTGCCCGCATTCACCGCCTGCGCAGGAAGAAGGTCAAG TACGCGTCCAGCTCCTCGGGCGGGGACAGCTCCTGTGAGGAAGGCCGGGCCCGCCGCCCACCGCACCTGCGGCCCTTCCGCCGCCCCATGGCCCCTGACCCTGGCCGCCTGGCCCCCAGCTCACCCGGAGACCCCGAGTGCTCGTCCAGCAGTGAGCAGTCCTGCGACACCGTCATCTACGTGGGGCCTGGGGGGACGGCACTGTCCGACCGCGAGCTCACGGACAACGAGGGCCCGCCCGACTTCGTGCCCATCATCCCCGCGCTGAGCCGCCGCAGGCCCTCCCAGGGCCCTCGAGACGCCGACCACTTCCGTTGTAGCACCTTCGCCGAGTTGCAGGAGCGGCTGGAGGGCATTGACGGCAGCGAGGGCCCCTCCGAAACCCTGAGCGTCACCAGTGGGGCccagcccggcccggcccgcgggGCCAGGAGGCCCTCCCCGCCCGAGGCCGCCGCCCCCAGGAAGGCTGTGGGCTCCCCGCTGGCGGCCAGCACACCTCGAGGCAGCCCCGGCCGGGACACGCACTGGGTTGCCCCAGAGCCCTCCAGGGCCAGCGCcgaccagagggagggaggcagcgtTAGGCCTGCGCCGCCCGGGCCGGACAAGGTCGCCGCGGGCGGAGGCGGGAGGCCACTGCCCGGCCCGGCCCCTCCGCCTCCTCGGCAGCCAGAAGCCGGCCCGGCCCCCGAGGACCCCGGGGGCGCTGACGCGGATGGTGCGGCACGGACACCGCCCGTGGGCATGAGCGGGCAGACCGGCCGCCCCCGCCCGTCTGCACGAGGCCGCCGTCTGGAGCGGGGCCTGCTGACCACCACGGTGACCCTGCAGCAGCCCGTGGAGCTGAATGGCGAGGACGAGCTGGTGTTCACGGTGGTGGAGGAGCTGTCTCTGGGCGGGCTCACCGGCTCCGGCCGCCCCGCCAGCCTGGCCAGCTTCGGCAGCAACTGCTCTCTGCAGGCTCTGGCCTCCGGCTCGAGGCCCGTGAGCATCATTAGCAGTATCAACGACGAGTTCGATGCCtacaccacccaggcgcccggcgGGCCCTCAGAGGGCGCAGCCTGGGCCGGGAGCAGCCAGGGCTCCTCTATCAGCTCTCGGCTCAGCGAGGTCAGCGTGCGCGTGGACGATCGCCACAGCCCCGCGCCGCAGCCTCCCTTCGGGGCCGGCCCTGACTCGCCGGCAAGGCCCGACCCTCCGGGCCCCCCTGTCCTGGGCGGCTCCCCGGATGATGGCCGCTGTCGGTTCCCGGAGCACGGGCGATCGGACAGTCCTGGCCCAGCCCGGAGTCCTCGTCCTGGGGAAGCGGCCACCGCAGCCCCCGCCCGAGTTGGCCGGGAGTGCCCGGCCGTGTCCCCATGGGGGGCAGCCCCGGCGCAGACCATCCACTCCAGCCTTCCCCGGAAACCGAGGACTCCCTCAGCGGCCAGCCGCGCAGGCTGCCCTCGCCTGGCCCCGAGCCCGCCGGGCCCCGGAGGCCTGTTCGAGGACCCTTGGCTGCTTCGGGCAGATGAATGTGGTGCCCTCCAGGGGGTCTCTGCCGGCAGGGCCTCCAGCCCGGCCCCCGCGCTGCCTTGTGCCCGCAGGGTCGTGGACGGCTGTGAGGTGGCAGCCAGGGCAGGCCACAGGCTGGAGGCCGTGGCTCAGATCCCACCGCTGCGGAGGGGAGCCACCACACTGGGTGTGAGCACGCCCACCGCATCCTGCAGGGATGCCCTGGCCGATGCGGCTGCCTGCTTGGGCGGCCCGAAGGATGCCCCCAGCCGCAAGAAAAGTGTGGTCCCCAAGGGAGGCCTCTTCCCGAGACCCAGCGGGGcggcccccccagcccctccagtgCGCAAATCCAGCCTGGAGCACAAGAGTGGCCCAGCTCTGGCCGCTCCCCAGGCCGGGGGCCTCTCGCGATCTGCGGCTGCCGCCCTCCCCcgaggggaggaggaggccaggccCGGTGGCCGGGCTGACCACTCCGTCCCCAGGGCCACGTCGAGCCTGAAGGCCAGGGCTGGCAAGGCGGAGGCAGTGTCCCGTCCCACCACCCACGGCTCTCTGGAGCGGTGTGAGCTCCTGGGGCACAGCAGCGGCAAGGCCAGGGAAGCTCCCGGCAGGCCAGCCCGGGCCGTGCCCAGGCTGGGTGTACCGTCCACCAGCCCCACGCCTGGGCCCGCTCCTGCCTGCAGGGGCAGCCCAGCCAAGGGAGTGGGGGCCCCGAAGCCCCCGGCCGCAGGGGGCAAGGGCCGCAGCCTAGCAGCTGGTGGGTCGAGGGCTCTGGGTGTTCCCGTGAAGCCACTAACCCCAGCAGTGGGCAGGACCCCCGGTGGCCCCGTGATGGCGCCCCGGGTGGCCCCACGGGCAGTGCCTGGCATGGGGGCCAAGGCCAGCCGCGGCACCATCATGGGCACCAAGCAGGCGCTCCGAGCCGCCCATAGCCGCGTCAATGAGCTGGCAGCCAGCGGAGCCCCTGGCAGAGGTGGCCCCCCCTGGGGCTCAGTGGACTCGGACAGCGGCAGTGACAGCGGTGTGAACGTGGGGGAGGAGCGGCCGCCCGCGGGCCCGGCGCTGCCCTCCCCCTATAGCAAGGTGACTGCCCCACGGAGGCCCCAGCGCTGCAGCAGCGGCCACGGCAGCGACAACAGCAGCGTGCTGAGTGGCGAGCTCCCGCCCGCCATGGGCCGCACCGCCCTGTTCTACCACAGCGGTGGCAGCAGCGGCTATGAGAGCGTGCTCCGCGACAGCGAGGCCACCGGCAGTGCCTCCTCTGCCCCCGACTCCATGAGCGACAGTGGGGCCGCCTCCCCTGGCGCTCGCTCTCGAAGCCTCAGGTCTCCCAAGAAGAGGGCCACAG GTCTGCAGAGGAGACGGCTGATCCCAGCCCCAATGCCCGACACGGCTGCCCTGGGCCGCAAGCCCAGCCTCCCCGGGCAGTGGGTGGACCTGCCCCCGCCCCTGGCCGGCTCCCTGAAGGAGCCCTTCGAGATCAAGGTGTATGAGATCGACGATGTGGAGCGGCTGCAGCGGCACCGCCCGCTCCCGAGGGAGGATCCGCCAGAG CCTTCCCAGGATGTGGAGAAG GGTCCGGCGTGCAACAGTGCCACGCTGCGGCTGGCTGAGCGCAGGCAGCAGAGGCTACGAGAGGTGCAGGCCAAGCGTGAGCACCTATGCGGGGAGCTGGCCGAGACCCAGGGCCGGCTGATGGTGGAGCCCGGCCGCTGGCTGGAGCAGT TCGAGGTGGACCCGGAGCTGGAGCCCGAGTCAGCAGAGTACCTGGCGGCCCTGGAGCACGCCACGGCCGCCTTGGAGCAGTGCGTGAACTTGTGTAAGGCCCACGTCATGATGGTCACCTGCTTTGACATCAGCGTCTCCACCCCCGCCGCCACGCCCGGGCCGCAGGAGGTGGACGTCTGA